One window of the Yamadazyma tenuis chromosome 6, complete sequence genome contains the following:
- a CDS encoding uncharacterized protein (EggNog:ENOG503PFX5), which translates to MMKFSCITTFVFLLGCVTSSKNLEFGTYVNPNPRPYERCSSPDLIKLSSCCNVVLTKLDDCKANDLACECCALQSIQQECFNICPGNPSTNFLTVLYQDCAPLNDINACSLPFKKSNELPQKTQRLKEKFENDKEGGIYEKDVKGQPAIFKSKVSGKASTRQEEGEFFIGGDTERQPKNIEDGLGTKNETYFDKDAVIAESNITKSSSSAVSNLLDVSLVTSICLGLSLLLCTYLI; encoded by the coding sequence ATGATGAAATTCAGCTGTATTACAACATTTGTTTTCTTACTTGGGTGTGTGACTAGTTCAAAGAACCTTGAGTTTGGAACATATGTAAACCCTAATCCTAGACCTTATGAAAGGTGTTCTTCTCCTGATTTGATTAAGTTATCTTCCTGCTGTAATGTTGTTCTCACTAAGCTTGATGATTGCAAAGCTAATGATTTAGCTTGTGAGTGTTGTGCTTTGCAAAGTATACAACAGGAATGCTTTAATATTTGTCCAGGTAATCCATCAACTAATTTCTTGACAGTGTTGTACCAAGATTGTGCCCCTTTGAACGATATAAATGCCTGTTCCTTACCCTTCAAAAAAAGTAATGAATTGCCACAAAAAACACAAAGGTTAAAggaaaaatttgaaaatgacAAAGAAGGAGGCATCTACGAGAAAGACGTCAAGGGACAACCTGCTATTTTCAAGTCTAAGGTATCTGGTAAGGCTTCCACCagacaagaagaaggggAGTTTTTCATAGGAGGTGATACAGAGAGACAACCAAAAaacattgaagatggattGGGAACGAAGAACGAAACTTATTTTGACAAAGACGCCGTGATTGCCGAGTCTAACATCACGAAAAGCAGTTCAAGTGCTGTTTCCAATTTATTGGACGTGAGCCTAGTTACCTCAATATGCTTGGGGTTGTCACTTTTACTATGCACCTATTTAATTTAA
- a CDS encoding uncharacterized protein (COG:S; EggNog:ENOG503P8KW), with protein sequence MLKFLNQQYLRKKSRYPDEDRYKSKSFYKFLGRTNPNVHIGSLSQNDPEVPDLATTRNGERTESDIEELQSVDYESDDSIANIRHRSVYIDDSDENDSSHRRDSESSEISLIDINELQRYKLEDANSVFTKINKNDNGGNSQKEREDEDGAMVHVGGRVRRGKNILHGVLPESAKRLSIWKGKKLTTKTKRVGATDLRKGLAIKKKGSSISKTNFINEMNLYDELFQEKDSDEVNMQEIGEHYLTFNNDDLNKYMNEALNESHAFDFRYNSYMFSESESDEEENEPTILFANKGHLDSSEEPEISHDISLSDIDMFDGAAFPNKVGSAPQKRISDYLKDESEINPDIVKQPKRASTFRGVPWNKQQNSRGTDPVLKRKYQKFGVKRLRRKEFNAPSRKLHEKPTKAKEQEEAKGSSTKTKNSQSEVYQPPISNYYYKKSPATFTTSIEVESTKKFIKTSRFDQIHQRDFQFNRRKERLVDIDISKLHLLSQDYISFGSARPLTVNLGDRGFTLSLVTKLNSINEAVQLLQSISRRLNGTIVDLSGIAGALRTLLNWYVTLQEIPNEVEWKYLRYIVKRSARRDPKEVSELLPSTLCIFYTFLNLTEKYNGSSKVLFDEFKDYCGFFWWLVYEKLHENTEFGTFNEADMYYSFILELLSSNMELFWSTVINSVEKVNEQRTGMCLEGMFYLCNKISPKNYNWECLYKLYDTFNEQIPSTLYKEFIDICFLLNQRRSWPLEEKLIMLLYSTVTKRKFFNFEDESLDAAPISKISTINDIPNSSFFECFIQFFYYYVSALSADSSTKRLSTKLLTSSHFSYGKGKKHQVAFINRFNFIIILSQVSSLNQNNSVTDLIKSIQESKDLDIYSLAIRNLKTYTEIVISKDQTAPIESFSLLLVNTSSLYSSVPGISKILIQLSVCMKQSFCLDKPSSSLNASNSLQFFNVMRGIELKDFHDDIAIRVIELLKVAAHSLILERETLIQKSELAKSLVEKIRSYISRIMGGFPMKTRVREQKLTLLIEDCLQLWISISAIVDPNWNKIIFQEFLYMGNSYSRDLFSLELFCNILNYNDIPQHLEVVLQTLIKSLAKLQPPKYATSIINALRRLSLPILEFKNIHLNRRLTPIELNTNKSQIVLSVLSNLVEGAMSRQSKVNLICSFMDALNEEYDRYFKSSKFVEFCKRNVEFLQVHATELVGTLSIYQELANKLDVTPISANQIKWKGLPLVKKLVVLHKEFISSIVYQKDVFATLNQYTETGIWNSLFHLVSIYMKAITINQLEYWLCISILLDFLSLKLDSFEIDVTSREFARFVLSLEDMTSLCYSHWGSRFANVLRNYQLKALCQTYSILGKAYLIFDGYKDHQFIKKAIEKSLLDYALPSAQKMPVLDKAYSSFLFSDISNNSKDLLLPMEQHLLKPDHERYDPQEYAGHLRVLAADNALSETLYFDFSFQ encoded by the coding sequence ATGCTTAAGTTTTTAAATCAGCAGTATCTCAGAAAAAAGTCCAGATATCCAGATGAAGATAGGTATAAATCTAAAAGTTTCTATAAATTCTTGGGAAGAACTAATCCAAATGTCCACATTGGATCGCTCTCACAGAACGACCCTGAAGTACCAGATTTGGCCACAACAAGAAATGGCGAGCGAACAGAAAGTGATATAGAAGAATTGCAACTGGTGGACTACGAATCTGATGATTCCATCGCTAATATTCGACATAGGAGTGTTTATATAGATGACTCGGATGAAAATGATTCAAGCCACAGACGAGATAGTGAATCTTCTGAAATATCGTTGATTGATATTAACGAGTTACAGAGGTACAAATTGGAAGATGCCAATTCCGTCTTTACAAAGATAAATAAAAATGACAATGGTGGTAATAGTCAAAAGGAAAgggaagatgaagatggtgCAATGGTCCATGTTGGAGGACGTGTTAGGAGAGGAAAGAATATCCTTCATGGTGTTTTACCGGAATCTGCAAAGAGGCTTTCAATTTGGAAGGGAAAAAAACTTACAACGAAAACAAAGAGAGTTGGAGCAACTGATTTGAGAAAAGGGTTGGCCATAAAGAAGAAAGGATCCTCTATATCGAAGACGAATTTTATCAATGAAATGAATTTATATGATGAACTATTTCAGGAAAAAGACTCCGATGAAGTAAACATGCAAGAAATTGGGGAACACTATCTCACATTCAATAATGACGACCTCAACAAATATATGAACGAAGCTTTGAATGAAAGTCATGCTTTTGATTTTAGATACAATTCCTATATGTTTTCTGAATCGGAAAGcgatgaagaggaaaatGAGCCAACAATTTTATTTGCAAATAAAGGGCATCTTGATAGttcagaagaaccagaaatTAGTCATGATATCAGCTTATCGGATATAGATATGTTTGATGGTGCCGCTTTCCCCAATAAAGTGGGTTCAGCACCTCAGAAGAGAATCAGCGATTATTTGAAAGATGAAAGTGAAATAAATCCCGATATTGTTAAGCAGCCCAAAAGAGCTTCCACTTTTAGAGGGGTACCTTGGAACAAACAGCAGAATTCTCGTGGAACTGATCCTGTATTAAAAAGAAAGTATCAAAAGTTTGGAGTGAAACGGTTGAGAAGGAAGGAATTTAATGCACCCTCAAGAAAGTTGCACGAGAAGCCAACTAAAGCCAAAGAACAGGAGGAAGCCAAaggaagttcaacaaagacCAAAAATTCCCAAAGTGAGGTATATCAACCTCCTATTTCAAACTACTACTACAAAAAATCTCCTGCTACCTTCACCACTTCAATAGAAGTTGAAAGTACCAaaaagttcatcaagacTAGTAGATTCGATCAGATACACCAAAGAGATTTCCAATTTAATCGAAGAAAAGAGCGGTTAGTTGACATTGACATATCCAAACTACATTTGTTGAGCCAAGATTATATTTCCTTTGGAAGTGCTAGACCATTGACTGTAAACCTTGGAGATAGGGGATTTACACTCAGTTTGGTGACAAAATTAAATTCTATTAATGAAGCTGTTCAGCTTTTGCAGTCGATTTCTAGAAGACTAAATGGTACGATTGTTGACTTGTCAGGGATTGCAGGGGCTCTTCGAACCTTGTTAAATTGGTATGTCACATTGCAAGAAATTCCcaatgaagttgaatgGAAGTACCTCAGGTACATTGTGAAAAGATCTGCTCGAAGAgatccaaaagaagtttctgaACTTCTTCCCTCTACTCTATGCATTTTTTACActtttttgaatttgactGAAAAGTATAATGGTAGCAGCAAGGTACtatttgatgaattcaaAGACTACTGTGGgttcttttggtggttggttTATGAGAAATTACACGAGAATACAGAATTTGGAACTTTTAATGAAGCTGACATGTATTATAGTTTTATCCTTGAGTTGTTATCTTCTAACATGGAGTTGTTTTGGTCAACAGTGATAAACagtgttgaaaaagttaACGAACAAAGAACTGGTATGTGTTTGGAGGGTATGTTTTACTTATGCAACAAGATTTCACCCAAGAATTATAACTGGGAATGCCTTTACAAATTGTATGACACTTTCAACGAACAGATTCCAAGTACACTATACAAAGAATTCATTGACATATGTTTCCTTTTGAATCAGCGGAGATCTTGGCCTCTAGAAGAAAAGCTTATAATGCTTTTGTATTCTACCGTCACGAAAAGaaaattcttcaactttgaagacGAGAGCTTGGATGCAGCCCCAATTTCGAAGATCTCTACTATCAATGATATACCGAACTCTTCCTTTTTTGAGTGCTTTATCCAGTTTTTTTACTACTACGTCTCAGCTTTGTCTGCCGATTCCTCAACCAAAAGGCTTTCAACGAAGTTGTTAACGTCCAGCCATTTTAGCTATGGAAAAGGAAAGAAACACCAGGTGGCTTTCATCAATAGGTTTAACTTCATTATAATATTAAGCCAAGTTTCAAGTCTAAATCAGAACAATCTGGTCACCGATTTGATAAAGCTGATTCAAGAATCTAAAGACCTTGATATCTACCTGTTGGCCATCAGAAATCTCAAGACATATACTGAAATTGTGATTTCAAAAGATCAGACTGCACCGATAGAGTCTTTTAGTTTGTTGCTTGTTAATACTTCTCTGCTATATCTGTCGGTCCCTGGAATATCCAAGATATTGATACAGTTGTCGGTCTGTATGAAACAGTCTTTCTGCCTTGACAAGCCACTGTCATCATTAAATGCTCTGAACTCATTGCAGTTCTTTAACGTGATGAGAGGAATAGAATTGAAAGATTTTCATGATGACATAGCAATTAGAGTTATtgaattgttgaaagttGCAGCACATAGTCTAATTCTTGAAAGAGAAACCTTGATTCAGAAGTCAGAACTAGCAAAAAGCCTTGTTGAGAAGATTCGTTCGTATATCAGCCGAATTATGGGAGGCTTCCCAATGAAGACCAGAGTTAGGGAACAGAAATTGACTCTCCTCATTGAGGATTGTTTACAGCTTTGGATATCAATTTCTGCCATTGTCGATCCGAACTGGAACAAGATAATTTTCCAAGAATTCCTCTATATGGGTAATTCTTACCTGAGAGATTTGTTCTCTTTGGAACTATTTTGCAACATTTTGAATTACAATGATATACCGCAGCACTTGGAGGTTGTGCTACAAACCCTTATTAAGCTGTTGGCAAAGCTTCAACCCCCAAAGTACGCTACGAGTATCATAAATGCATTGAGGAGGCTTTCCTTGCCCATCCTCGAATTCAAAAATATTCATTTGAACAGGAGGTTGACACCAATTGAGCTCAATACCAATAAGTCTCAAATCGTTTTATCTGTGTTGTCCAATTTAGTGGAAGGAGCAATGCTGAGGCAAAGTAAGGTTAACTTGATCTGTTCATTCATGGATGCTTTGAATGAAGAATATGATAGGTatttcaaatcatcaaagtttGTTGAATTCTGCAAGCGAAACGTTGAATTTCTTCAGGTTCATGCAACTGAACTTGTAGGAACTCTCTCCATATATCAAGAGTTGGCTAATAAGTTGGATGTAACCCCCATTTCAGCTAATCAAATAAAATGGAAGGGTTTGCCATTAGTCAAAAAACTAGTTGTATTGCATAAGGAATTTATTTCCAGTATAGTGTACCAAAAGGATGTTTTTGCAACATTGAACCAGTACACAGAAACCGGCATTTGGAACTCACTATTTCATCTAGTCAGTATCTACATGAAGGCAATTACCATAAATCAATTGGAATACTGGTTATGTATTtccattttgttggatttTTTGTCTCTAAAACTAGACTCGTTCGAGATAGATGTCACTAGTAGAGAGTTTGCGAGATTCGTCCTTCTGCTCGAAGACATGACTTCGCTATGCTATTCTCATTGGGGTAGTCGATTTGCCAACGTGTTAAGAAACTATCAATTGAAAGCACTTTGTCAGACTTACAGTATTTTGGGCAAGGCCTATTTAATATTTGATGGTTACAAAGATCACCAATTCATCAAAAAAGCAATAGAGAAACTGTTGCTTGATTACGCTTTACCCAGTGCACAGAAAATGCCTGTCCTTGACAAAGCATATTCTTcctttttgtttctggaCATTTCGAACAATTCAAAAGACTTGCTTCTTCCAATGGAACAGCATCTTTTGAAACCTGATCATGAAAGGTACGACCCTCAAGAATATGCCGGTCATTTAAGGGTTTTGGCTGCTGACAATGCTTTGTCAGAAACTCTCTACTTTGATTTTTCATTTCAATAA
- the ERG26 gene encoding erg26, C-3 sterol dehydrogenase (EggNog:ENOG503NWMM; COG:E,I) has translation MSELQSVLLVGGSGFLGLHLIEQFTKGCPKTKIHVFDIRPIPDTISSYFTFDKSSIRFHKGDLTSPEDVAAAIKASKCDVIVHSASPVHGNSDSVYQKVNVEGTINLLETAKKLKVKAMVYTSSAGVIFNGEDIRNANESWPYPKVHMDGYNRTKEIAERAVMASNSEDFLTVCLRPAGIFGPGDRQLVPGLRDVARAGQFKFQVGDNNNLFDWTFVGNVADAHVLAAQKILIPSKASLISGHTFFITNDEPCYFWTLARAVWKADGFVADRNIVISKPIGILIGFISQNIAKLTGKEGGLTVFRVKISNAYRYHDISKAKELLGYNPAVSISEGIRYTLDWMNE, from the coding sequence ATGTCTGAGCTTCAATCTGTACTCCTTGTTGGAGGATCAGGATTCTTGGGACTTCACTTGATTGAGCAGTTCACCAAAGGatgtccaaaaacaaagaTTCATGTGTTTGACATTCGCCCAATTCCCGACACCATTTCAAGCTACTTTACCTTCGACAAAAGTTCGATTCGGTTTCACAAAGGTGATTTAACCTCCCCTGAAGATGTGGCAGCAGCTATAAAAGCCTCAAAATGTGATGTAATCGTTCACTCGGCTTCTCCTGTTCATGGGAATTCTGATTCTGTATATCAGAAGGTCAACGTTGAAGGCACCATCAACTTGCTTGAAACGGCTAAAAAATTGAAAGTGAAGGCCATGGTATACACCTCCTCTGCTGGTGTTATCTTCAACGGAGAGGATATACGTAATGCTAATGAAAGTTGGCCATATCCAAAAGTCCACATGGATGGTTATAATAGAACAAAAGAAATTGCAGAACGAGCCGTTATGGCTAGTAACTCCGAAGATTTCTTGACTGTATGCTTGAGACCCGCTGGTATCTTTGGCCCAGGAGATAGGCAACTTGTCCCTGGTCTCAGAGATGTTGCCCGTGCTGGTCAATTCAAGTTTCAGGTTGGTGACAATAATAACCTCTTCGATTGGACCTTCGTAGGAAACGTTGCTGATGCCCATGTCCTTGCAGCACAGAAAATTttgattccttcaaaagcaAGTTTAATATCTGGGCATACATTCTTCATTACTAATGATGAACCTTGTTATTTCTGGACTTTGGCAAGAGCTGTTTGGAAGGCTGATGGCTTCGTCGCTGATAGAAATATTGTGATAAGTAAGCCAATTGGTATCTTAATTGGGTTCATCAGTCAGAATATTGCAAAGCTCAcaggaaaagaaggaggTTTAACGGTGTTTAGGGTCAAAATCTCTAATGCCTATCGTTACCATGATATTTCGAAGGCTAAAGAACTCTTGGGCTACAATCCTGCTGTCAGTATTTCAGAGGGAATTAGATACACTTTGGACTGGATGAATGAATAA
- the SWC4 gene encoding swr complex subunit (EggNog:ENOG503P02A; BUSCO:EOG09262OLP; COG:K) produces MSANDILDVLNIQRDNSGQPSKKKAKHGNDSTNLQARQTGMARELYNLLGPNTPPVNLTNANNNVGVKDRWKSKATPWTLKDFKPKSGDPLTLYHWVRGSKELLEQDNIQVQQPYFFTKFSTNVDIPDFVDEETFNKYMEDIEVEERKNSELWEERRMEKERQRQEKLAKEKAARDNEKKIKGEKGEVTGISESKKDASSEVTSQEDGSQSEISKESTQAQSEEASVIPESKTNAIPWTYKETKHLFELCNSFELKWHIILDRYEYSSHRSLEDLKEQFYRVCKRIYSDDANGNPALIDSLGSFSKSKEVERKQYLERLLKRTPAEIAEEESLVIEARRFELAAKKMLVERSNLLTLLDSPQTSQSVQQYQSSQGLTNLYNNLMIMDKNQKRRQLQNQSSPSHDPIPPPIPLAASSSIRKERTFQTHLQQHLSNLVKQNQSQGNKNEISAIHKLLMKRLTAKEEEAYGLHYHANERLTPGVILRSSQRLPGLQQRQSVLKSVTSVFTELDIPTAGGTSWRPVMPTRKAMAKYDELLRAVVALLEVKKGRDKLEAEIQLIRSQKGLE; encoded by the coding sequence ATGTCGGCCAATGATATATTGGATGTATTGAACATTCAAAGGGATAATTCAGGGCAGCCATCAAAAAAGAAAGCCAAACATGGGAATGATAGCACTAACTTACAAGCTCGGCAAACGGGTATGGCTCGGGAATTGTACAATCTATTGGGCCCAAACACACCGCCCGTGAACCTAACAAACGCTAATAATAATGTTGGCGTTAAAGACAGATGGAAATCTAAGGCTACACCATGGACACTTAAAGACTTCAAGCCCAAATCAGGTGATCCATTAACGTTGTACCATTGGGTACGTGGCTCAAAAGAATTATTGGAACAAGACAATATTCAAGTACAACAACCATATTTCTTCACTAAGTTCAGCACCAATGTTGATATACctgattttgttgatgaagagacTTTCAATAAATATATGGAGGATATTGAGGTAGAGGAGAGAAAAAATAGTGAACTATgggaagaaagaagaatggAAAAAGAACgccaaagacaagaaaaactagccaaagaaaaggcaGCAAGAGACAAcgaaaaaaaaatcaaaggAGAGAAAGGAGAAGTCACAGGAATTTCGGAGAGCAAGAAAGACGCGAGCTCGGAAGTCACCTCTCAAGAGGATGGATCACAATCTGAAATATCCAAAGAATCGACCCAAGCACAATCAGAAGAGGCATCTGTAATTCCTGAATCTAAAACAAATGCAATACCTTGGACTTATAAGGAAACTAAGCACCTTTTTGAATTGTGTAACTCATTCGAATTGAAGTGGCATATTATACTCGATAGATACGAATATTCAAGTCACCGTTCCTTGGaggatttgaaagaacAGTTTTATCGAGTTTGTAAACGCATTTATTCGGACGACGCAAATGGAAATCCAGCGCTCATTGATTCTCTTGGGTCATTCTCAAAGAGCAAGGAGGTTGAAAGAAAACAATATTTGGAAAGATTGTTAAAGAGAACTCCTGCTGAAattgctgaagaagagtctttggtgattgaAGCACGCCGTTTCGAATTGGCTGCTAAAAAAATGCTCGTGGAAAGGTCtaacttgttgaccttGCTTGATTCCCCTCAAACCTCACAGTCTGTCCAACAATATCAGTCTTCTCAAGGCTTGACTAACCTCTATAATAACTTGATGATTATGGACAAAAATCAGAAAAGGCGCCAATTACAAAATCAATCTTCTCCGAGTCATGATCCTATTCCACCTCCCATACCGCTTGCTGCCTCTTCCTCAATTCGGAAAGAGCGTACATTCCAGACACATTTGCAACAGCACTTATCGAATCTTGTTAAACAAAACCAAAGCCAAGGTAACAAGAACGAAATTTCTGCTATCCATAAATTGCTCATGAAGCGACTTACtgcaaaagaagaagaagcctaCGGTCTTCACTATCATGCTAACGAAAGGTTAACTCCTGGCGTCATACTTCGATCTTCACAAAGACTACCTGGCTTACAGCAAAGACAATCTGTTCTTAAATCAGTTACTAGTGTCTTTACTGAGCTTGATATACCTACTGCTGGAGGTACCTCTTGGAGGCCCGTTATGCCGACGAGGAAAGCAATGGCAAAATATGATGAATTATTAAGGGCCGTAGTAGCTCTTTTGGAGGTGAAGAAGGGTCGCGATAAGTTGGAAGCTGAAATCCAGTTGATCAGAAGTCAAAAGGGATTAGAATAA
- the PHR1_2 gene encoding DNA photolyase phr1 (EggNog:ENOG503NX0F; CAZy:CBM43; COG:G; CAZy:GH72), whose product MLRNFSFVLLCLLLSLLNLTTADELSEIEVVGNKFFFKDNGTQFLIRGIAYQENTANSTADGGSTSINDPLADPDSCKRDVKYFQESNTNALRVYAVNTSLNHDECMKTFADAGIYIIADLSEPDKSINRESPEWNLDLYERYTNVVDMFANYTNVLGFFAGNEVSNNKSNTDASAFVKAAVRDTKKYMSDKKYRSIPVGYSSNDDEDIRVAIADYFACGDSDESADFFGINMYEWCGDSSFKSSGYEARTEEYKNLSIPIFFSEYGCNAERPRKFTEIGTIYGDDMTDVWSGGIVYMYFQEDNDYGLVSVDGDTVKTLSDFKYYSSEMNNISPSLAQSSEVSDSASTIACPTSAATWSASTKLPPTPDSEVCKCMASSLSCVLADDVDTSDYSDLYGYICDKIDCSDISSDGKKGKYGDYSFCSDEDKLSYVLNAYYKDQNEDKSACDFSGSASINKDAKTDATCASSEASESGESSSGSTSGSGSGASGTADSDSSNSKGSSATIVESWSISQLIGITTIITSFIGGISFVLFD is encoded by the coding sequence ATGTTAAGAAACTTTTCCTTCGTTCTCTTATGCCTCTTATTAAGCTTGCTTAATCTTACAACTGCCGACGAATTGTCCGAGATTGAGGTTGTGGGcaacaagttttttttcaaagacaacGGTACTCAATTTTTAATCAGGGGTATTGCTTACCAGGAAAATACTGCCAATAGCACTGCTGATGGTGGTTCCACTTCAATTAATGACCCCTTGGCAGATCCAGATTCTTGTAAAAGAGATGTTAAGTACTTCCAAGAATCAAATACTAATGCCTTAAGAGTTTACGCTGTTAATACAAGTTTGAACCACGATGAGTGTATGAAAACGTTTGCCGATGCTGGGATTTACATCATTGCTGATTTGTCGGAACCAGACAAATCCATTAACCGAGAATCTCCAGAATGGAACCTCGATTTATATGAAAGATACACTAATGTTGTTGATATGTTTGCCAATTACACGAATGTTTTGGGTTTCTTTGCTGGTAATGAAGTCAGCAATAACAAAAGTAACACCGATGCTTCAGCATTTGTTAAAGCTGCTGTAAGGGATACAAAAAAATATATGTCTGATAAGAAGTATAGATCAATTCCTGTTGgatattcttcaaatgatgatgaagatattaGGGTCGCTATTGCTGACTACTTTGCATGTGGAGATCTGGATGAAAGTGCCGATTTTTTTGGTATTAATATGTATGAATGGTGtggagattcttctttcaaaagctcTGGTTATGAAGCTCGTACTGAAGAATACAAGAACCTTTCAATTCCTATCTTCTTTTCTGAATATGGATGTAATGCTGAGAGACCTAGAAAGTTTACAGAGATTGGTACAATTTATGGAGATGATATGACAGACGTATGGTCTGGTGGTATTGTTTATATGTACTTTCAGGAGGATAACGATTATGGATTGGTTTCagttgatggtgatacTGTTAAAACTTTGAGCGATTTCAAGTACTATTCCTCTGAGATGAACAACATTTCGCCATCTTTGGCACAGTCCTCAGAAGTTTCTGATTCGGCTTCTACTATTGCTTGTCCAACCTCAGCGGCTACCTGGTCTgcatccaccaagttgcCCCCAACTCCAGACCTGGAAGTCTGTAAATGTATGGCTCTGAGTTTGAGTTGTGTCCTCGCCGACGATGTTGATACTTCTGATTACAGTGATTTGTACGGCTATATCTGTGATAAGATTGACTGTAGTGATATATCAAGTGACGGTAAAAAGGGAAAATATGGTGATTATTCATTCTGTTCTGATGAAGACAAATTGTCCTATGTCTTGAATGCATACTATAAGGATCAAAATGAAGACAAATCAGCTTGTGACTTCAGCGGATCTGCTTCGATTAACAAAGACGCCAAAACCGATGCTACTTGTGCGTCCTCTGAAGCTTCAGAATCTGGCGAATCAAGCTCTGGAAGTACTTCTGGTTCTGGATCCGGTGCTTCTGGAACTGCTGATTCAGACTCTTCTAACAGCAAAGGCTCATCTGCAACTATTGTCGAGTCTTGGTCAATAAGCCAGTTAATTGGTATAACCACCATTATTACTTCATTTATTGGAGGTATCAGCTTTGTTTTGTTCGATTAA
- a CDS encoding uncharacterized protein (EggNog:ENOG503Q3QI), which yields MWKKADSFPDNSVPLPPSTPTPTPKAFGEDASIIVTPNNTQLDFAPSLNKTPNVLLSEFFSQKGNKPLTPIEYQGVMSLLSQSQGKSNNGIISPKMPGSFTRYDSPSRLKLPEKSNKERSLIESTPSQQSVLKNTSNTRGLSPQTFATPEYKHKLHGTTESAISSVKRSAPSIKRVYQFSGLPSPYRTKIKAPVLSSNKKVHQFDTNHMDSLIEKSSRDVGKPLNKTASSLLSVLDNNKRNQNTYLHQFSNPYMGKSAIAKRQHNLTADVINSSIMFDQSTDLPDTVSNNSSITTPAAETASAANTNVNNLSINAAAQAIIPTDKASSTYSVSFPTSVSAHPQVSAIKNGNLFNNSSVSATTPSLSSGGNPNASNGSSDSSTKEPQILDAHESNTNTNSNSSSSGPSQAFDSTSLKYLGSLEQSPKKEYRQSSSSISANVILPDASVPPLNLSSSGLASNGGPFNFPQLELVAVELDSVKVSNYKYLFSFNE from the coding sequence ATGTGGAAGAAAGCGGATTCATTCCCTGACAACAGCGTACCTCTTCCCCCATCCACTCCTACTCCTACACCCAAAGCCTTTGGTGAGGATGCAAGCATCATCGTTACACCAAACAATACTCAATTGGACTTTGCCCCTTCTCTTAATAAGACACCCAATGTTTTGTTGTCAGAGTTTTTCCTGCAAAAAGGCAATAAACCATTGACGCCAATCGAATATCAGGGTGTTATGTCCCTTCTTTCACAATCACAGGGAAAGTCTAATAATGGAATAATATCTCCTAAAATGCCAGGATCTTTTACAAGGTATGATAGTCCATCTCGTTTAAAGTTACCTGAGAAGTCTAATAAAGAAAGGCTGTTGATCGAATCGACGCCATCACAACAGAGTGTTTTGAAAAATACCCTGAATACAAGAGGTTTAAGCCCTCAAACTTTTGCCACTCCCGAATATAAACACAAGTTGCATGGTACCACTGAATCGGCTATAAGCTCTGTGAAAAGAAGTGCTCCGTCTATCAAAAGAGTCTATCAATTCTCCGGTTTACCATCACCTTATAGaaccaaaatcaaagccCCAGTGTTATCCTCGAACAAAAAGGTTCATCAATTTGACACTAACCATATGGACTCTTTGATAGAAAAGTCGTCAAGAGATGTTGGAAAACCTTTGAACAAGACTGCATCTTCTTTGCTTTCTGTTTTGGATAACAATAAGAGGAATCAAAACACctatcttcatcaattttcAAATCCATACATGGGAAAGTCTGCAATAGCAAAAAGGCAACACAATCTAACTGCTGACGTTATCAACTCCTCAATAATGTTTGATCAGTCCACAGATTTGCCCGATACCGTGTCAAACAATAGTTCTATTACCACTCCAGCAGCTGAAACGGCATCTGCTGCTAATACGAATGTCAATAATTTATCTATAAATGCAGCAGCACAAGCTATTATTCCCACGGATAAAGCTTCCTCCACATATTCTGTTTCTTTTCCTACGTCTGTGAGTGCTCACCCTCAGGTATCAGCTATCAAAAATGGCAAccttttcaacaactcatcCGTATCAGCAACAACTCCTTCTTTGAGCTCTGGAGGAAACCCAAATGCCTCCAATGGATCTTCTGATAGCAGCACAAAGGAACCACAAATTTTGGATGCACATGaatcaaacacaaacacaaactcaaactcaagcTCATCCGGCCCACTGCAAGCATTTGACTCAACGAGCCTAAAATATTTGGGACTGCTTGAGCAAAGCCCTAAAAAAGAATACAGGCAGAGTTCCCTGTCCATTTCAGCAAATGTGATCTTGCCTGATGCGTCTGTTCCCCCTCTAAACCTTAGCTCCAGCGGCTTAGCTTCAAATGGAGGGCCTTTCAATTTCCCACAACTAGAGTTGGTCGCAGTGGAGCTTGATTCCGTAAAGGTCAGCAATTACAAGTATCTCTTCTCGTTCAATGAATAG